The following coding sequences are from one Primulina eburnea isolate SZY01 chromosome 15, ASM2296580v1, whole genome shotgun sequence window:
- the LOC140815082 gene encoding type III polyketide synthase A — protein sequence MSQINGNGESKKCANSLPERTPTPGKATVLAIGKAFPSQVVPQDCLVEGYIRDTKCDDLAIKEKLERLCKTTTVKTRYTVMSKEILDKYPELTTEGSPTIKQRLDIANPAVVQMAAQASLACIKQWNRPVSHITHLVYVSSSEIRLPGGDLYLAAELGLKNDVNRVMLYFLGCYGGVTGLRVAKDIAENNPGSRVLLTTSETTILGFRPPNKTRPYDLVGAALFGDGAAAAIIGTDPLLGTESPFFELNHAVQQFLPGTQNVIDGYLSEEGINFKLGRDLPQKIDENIEEFCKKLVAKTGLKDYNELFWAVHPGGPAILNRLESTLGLKREKLECSRRALMDFGNVSSNTVFYVMEYMREELKKGIDREEWGLALAFGPGITFEGVLLRSL from the exons ATGTCGCAGATCAACGGCAATGGTGAATCCAAGAAATGTGCTAATTCGTTGCCTGAACGCACACCGACACCAGGGAAGGCAACCGTTCTTGCTATCGGGAAAGCGTTCCCGAGTCAAGTTGTTCCTCAAGATTGCTTGGTTGAGGGATACATTCGTGACACTAAGTGCGATGATTTAGCCATCAAGGAGAAACTAGAGCGTTTGT GCAAAACAACTACTGTGAAGACCAGATACACAGTCATGTCGAAAGAAATCCTCGACAAATACCCCGAACTCACCACCGAAGGCTCTCCGACGATTAAGCAACGCCTTGACATAGCGAACCCAGCCGTCGTCCAAATGGCTGCACAAGCAAGCCTAGCATGCATAAAACAATGGAACCGACCCGTATCGCACATCACGCACCTTGTTTATGTCTCATCCAGCGAGATACGCCTCCCAGGCGGTGACCTCTACCTCGCTGCTGAATTAGGCCTCAAAAACGACGTTAACCGAGTCATGCTCTACTTTCTAGGCTGCTACGGTGGGGTGACAGGCCTGAGGGTGGCCAAAGACATAGCGGAGAATAATCCCGGCAGCCGAGTTTTACTCACCACCTCCGAAACAACCATTCTTGGCTTCCGGCCACCGAATAAAACCCGCCCTTACGACCTTGTTGGGGCAGCATTATTTGGAGATGGCGCAGCTGCGGCGATCATAGGGACAGACCCGTTACTTGGGACTGAATCGCCATTCTTCGAACTGAACCACGCGGTGCAGCAGTTCTTGCCAGGGACACAGAATGTGATCGATGGGTACCTTTCGGAAGAAGGGATAAACTTCAAACTTGGGCGGGATCTTCCTCAGAAAATCGACGAAAACATCGAAGAGTTCTGCAAGAAACTCGTTGCAAAAACGGGTTTGAAGGATTATAACGAGCTGTTCTGGGCGGTTCATCCTGGTGGGCCGGCGATCCTCAACCGATTGGAGAGCACCCTCGGGTTGAAAAGAGAGAAGTTGGAGTGTAGCAGAAGGGCTTTAATGGATTTCGGAAATGTTAGCAGCAACACTGTGTTTTATGTGATGGAATACATGAGGGAGGAATTAAAGAAGGGGATTGATCGAGAAGAATGGGGGCTGGCTCTGGCTTTTGGACCTGGAATCACGTTTGAAGGGGTTCTTCTGCGTAGCTTGTga
- the LOC140815303 gene encoding E3 ubiquitin-protein ligase BRE1-like 1 isoform X1, whose translation MGSTGEADRKRRHFSSISPTAASAKKHTFVPLSEEKKLDVAVLKFQNQKLMQKLETQKAEITGLADRLSLLKDKQKFYAKTLDVVNNSWEELLGDMESRSKGTKVLMKRRQGFEVKNTIEDGDSPPEDAFLSRLLETGATESCSTTTDTKPMEIDRQTDGEKAKSILRNLVATLDDLSGLKVWLYAASLEAISSCGLGQRVVPSNCHAEVRNLRIEVLNLHVKHKSLAGELQRHRDNEAMNKFDLKRLRGELESTIADLEENNRKLAILKAERDVAKETFFPVLNRGNKQPTSEKVRDKQKDLHDMESTLKELLDQSSSRLHDLKHLHEDRLDILRQLSILQSNLKNLKFICSSQAYLLLKDQLAKTKADVVHYQALYEQLQVEKDALFWRERENHMKSELIDVLQQSSAFADSRISDLETEIRRFIKEKTDIETKLEDALKEPGRKEVIAAFKALVSSFPEKMGSMQNHLIKHKEAASDVHCLRADVQSLTNILDCKVKDLESYTARSAQQKAEIQKLKAVVHDLELIELDLKLFVEMYGKESTDSREVTEAKNSEIKAWARVQSLKSSLDEHNLELRVKVAIEAEAKAQQRLAASETEIADLRQKLDASKREKSRLSDVVKSKHEETETYLSEIETIGQAYDDMQTQNQQLLHQITERDDYNVKLFLEGVQARHTESALLMEKQTLEQTVQQTKTTIDLYDLKAGRIEDQLKAQSDQIQRLTEDRVRNATNLENIQKKLSDTRKSSQQLMDILEVTQSRVDDSRKCLTGLQIELEKERFERKRVEEDIETLRIKVKHLKLQPGSSTSEKLQQELKEYVDILKCGICLDRRKEVVITKCYHLFCNPCVQRVVETRHRKCPVCAASFGANDVRPVYI comes from the exons ATGGGGAGCACGGGTGAAGCTGACAGGAAACGACGTCACTTTAGCTCCATATCACCCACTGCGGCTTCCGCTAAGAAACACACATTCGTGCCCTTATCCGAGGAAAAAAAG CTCGATGTGGCAGTGCTTAAATTTCAAAATCAGAAACTCATGCAGAAGTTGGAAACTCAAAAGGCCGAGATTACTGGTCTGGCAGACAGATTGAGCCTGCTAAAAGACAAGCAAAAGTTTTATGCGAAGACATTAGATGTGGTAAATAATTCATGGGAGGAG CTGCTTGGTGATATGGAATCACGCTCTAAAGGTACAAAGGTCTTAATGAAGCGCAGACAAGGTTTTGAAGTCAAAAATACAATTGAGG ATGGCGATTCACCACCAGAAGATGCATTCCTAAGCCGGCTACTGGAAACTGGTGCAACTGAGAGTTGCTCAACCACTACGGATACAAAACCAATGGAAATAGATAGACAAACAGATGGTGAAAAGGCTAAGAGCATACTTCGCAATTTAGTAGCTACATTGGATGACCTAAGTGGTTTGAAGGTTTGGTTGTATGCTGCATCTTTGGAGGCAATTTCATCTTGTG GACTTGGCCAGAGGGTGGTGCCTAGTAATTGTCATGCAGAAGTTAGGAATTTGAGAATTGAAGTTCTCAATCTTCATGTGAAACACAAATCGCTAGCTGGTGAATTACAGAGGCACCGAGACAATGAGGCAATGAATAAATTCGATCTTAAGCGTTTGAGAG GAGAACTAGAAAGTACAATTGCTGACTTGGAAGAAAATAACCGTAAATTGGCAATCCTAAAAGCAGAAAGAGATGTGGCGAAAGAAACATTTTTCCCTGTCCTGAATCGAGGAAATAAGCAGCCCACTAGCGAGAAAGTGAGGGACAAACAAAAAGATTTGCACGACATGGAATCCACATTGAAGGAACTGTTG GATCAATCCTCGTCTCGACTGCACGATCTCAAGCATCTCCATGAAGAtcggctggatatattgaggcAGTTGTCAATTTTGCAG AGCAATCTGAAAAATTTGAAGTTTATTTGCTCATCCCAAGCATATCTCTTGCTGAAAGATCAACTGGCGAAGACCAAGGCTGATGTAGTGCATTATCAGGCTCTCTATGAGCAACTTCAG GTTGAGAAAGATGCTCTTTTCTGGCGTGAAAGGGAAAATCACATGAAAAGTGAATTAATTGATGTTCTTCAGCAATCGTCAGCCTTTGCTGATTCCAGAATAAGTGACTTGGAAACAGAGATACGGAGATTCATCAAAGAGAAAACTGATATTGAGACCAAGCTGGAAGATGCACTAAAAGAACCTG GTCGGAAAGAAGTCATTGCAGCATTTAAAGCATTGGTTTCTTCGTTTCCTGAGAAAATGGGGAGCATGCAGaatcatttaattaaacatAAGGAGGCTGCTTCAGATGTACATTGTTTGCGAGCTGATGTTCAATCCCTTACAAATATTCTTGATTGCAAG GTTAAGGATTTGGAAAGTTATACTGCTAGATCAGCTCAACAAAAGGCTGAAATACAGAAGTTGAAAGCTGTG GTCCATGATTTAGAGTTAATTGAGTTGGACTTGAAGCTTTTTGTGGAAATGTATGGAAAAGAGTCAACTGATTCAAG GGAAGTTACTGAAGCTAAGAACTCTGAGATCAAGGCGTGGGCTCGAGTTCAGAGTTTGAAATCTTCTCTTGATGAACACAATTTAGAGTTGCGAGTTAAAGTTGCAATTGAAGCCGAGGCCAAAGCACAGCAAAGATTAGCTGCCTCAGAAACTGAGATTGCGGACCTAAGACAGAAGTTAGATGCCTCTAAAAG GGAAAAATCAAGACTTTCTGATGTCGTAAAATCCAAACACGAAGAGACTGAGACCTATCTTTCTGAGATAGAG ACAATTGGGCAAGCATATGATGACATGCAGACTCAAAACCAACAGCTTTTGCACCAAATCACCGAGAGAGATGACTATAATGTGAAG CTTTTTTTGGAGGGTGTTCAGGCAAGACATACGGAGTCTGCTCTGCTCATGGAGAAGCAAACATTGGAGCAAACTGTACAGCAGACAAAGACAACTATAGATTTATATGACTTAAAAGCTGGTAGAATTGAAGATCAG TTGAAAGCTCAATCAGATCAAATCCAGAGACTAACTGAAGATAGAGTCCGAAATGCTACCAACTTGGAAAATATCCAAAAAAAACTGTCAGACACGAGAAAATCATCTCAGCAGCTGATGGACATTCTTGAAGTAACACAATCTAGGGTTGATGATAGTCGCAAATGTCTAACTGGGCTGCAGATAGAACTAGAGAAAGAAAG GTTTGAGAGGAAAAGAGTTGAAGAAGACATAGAAACTCTGAGGATTAAGGTTAAACATCTAAAGTTGCAACCAGGCTCTTCTACATCCGAAAAGCTTCAGCAGGAACTGAAGGAATACGTGGATATACTGAAGTGCGGCATTTGCCTTGATCGGAGAAAAGAG GTTGTTATAACAAAATGCTATCATCTGTTCTGTAATCCTTGTGTGCAAAGAGTTGTTGAAACTCGTCACCGCAAGTGTCCAGTTTGTGCTGCAAGTTTTGGAGCGAACGACGTGAGACCTGTGTACATCTGA
- the LOC140815303 gene encoding E3 ubiquitin-protein ligase BRE1-like 1 isoform X2, protein MQKLETQKAEITGLADRLSLLKDKQKFYAKTLDVVNNSWEELLGDMESRSKGTKVLMKRRQGFEVKNTIEDGDSPPEDAFLSRLLETGATESCSTTTDTKPMEIDRQTDGEKAKSILRNLVATLDDLSGLKVWLYAASLEAISSCGLGQRVVPSNCHAEVRNLRIEVLNLHVKHKSLAGELQRHRDNEAMNKFDLKRLRGELESTIADLEENNRKLAILKAERDVAKETFFPVLNRGNKQPTSEKVRDKQKDLHDMESTLKELLDQSSSRLHDLKHLHEDRLDILRQLSILQSNLKNLKFICSSQAYLLLKDQLAKTKADVVHYQALYEQLQVEKDALFWRERENHMKSELIDVLQQSSAFADSRISDLETEIRRFIKEKTDIETKLEDALKEPGRKEVIAAFKALVSSFPEKMGSMQNHLIKHKEAASDVHCLRADVQSLTNILDCKVKDLESYTARSAQQKAEIQKLKAVVHDLELIELDLKLFVEMYGKESTDSREVTEAKNSEIKAWARVQSLKSSLDEHNLELRVKVAIEAEAKAQQRLAASETEIADLRQKLDASKREKSRLSDVVKSKHEETETYLSEIETIGQAYDDMQTQNQQLLHQITERDDYNVKLFLEGVQARHTESALLMEKQTLEQTVQQTKTTIDLYDLKAGRIEDQLKAQSDQIQRLTEDRVRNATNLENIQKKLSDTRKSSQQLMDILEVTQSRVDDSRKCLTGLQIELEKERFERKRVEEDIETLRIKVKHLKLQPGSSTSEKLQQELKEYVDILKCGICLDRRKEVVITKCYHLFCNPCVQRVVETRHRKCPVCAASFGANDVRPVYI, encoded by the exons ATGCAGAAGTTGGAAACTCAAAAGGCCGAGATTACTGGTCTGGCAGACAGATTGAGCCTGCTAAAAGACAAGCAAAAGTTTTATGCGAAGACATTAGATGTGGTAAATAATTCATGGGAGGAG CTGCTTGGTGATATGGAATCACGCTCTAAAGGTACAAAGGTCTTAATGAAGCGCAGACAAGGTTTTGAAGTCAAAAATACAATTGAGG ATGGCGATTCACCACCAGAAGATGCATTCCTAAGCCGGCTACTGGAAACTGGTGCAACTGAGAGTTGCTCAACCACTACGGATACAAAACCAATGGAAATAGATAGACAAACAGATGGTGAAAAGGCTAAGAGCATACTTCGCAATTTAGTAGCTACATTGGATGACCTAAGTGGTTTGAAGGTTTGGTTGTATGCTGCATCTTTGGAGGCAATTTCATCTTGTG GACTTGGCCAGAGGGTGGTGCCTAGTAATTGTCATGCAGAAGTTAGGAATTTGAGAATTGAAGTTCTCAATCTTCATGTGAAACACAAATCGCTAGCTGGTGAATTACAGAGGCACCGAGACAATGAGGCAATGAATAAATTCGATCTTAAGCGTTTGAGAG GAGAACTAGAAAGTACAATTGCTGACTTGGAAGAAAATAACCGTAAATTGGCAATCCTAAAAGCAGAAAGAGATGTGGCGAAAGAAACATTTTTCCCTGTCCTGAATCGAGGAAATAAGCAGCCCACTAGCGAGAAAGTGAGGGACAAACAAAAAGATTTGCACGACATGGAATCCACATTGAAGGAACTGTTG GATCAATCCTCGTCTCGACTGCACGATCTCAAGCATCTCCATGAAGAtcggctggatatattgaggcAGTTGTCAATTTTGCAG AGCAATCTGAAAAATTTGAAGTTTATTTGCTCATCCCAAGCATATCTCTTGCTGAAAGATCAACTGGCGAAGACCAAGGCTGATGTAGTGCATTATCAGGCTCTCTATGAGCAACTTCAG GTTGAGAAAGATGCTCTTTTCTGGCGTGAAAGGGAAAATCACATGAAAAGTGAATTAATTGATGTTCTTCAGCAATCGTCAGCCTTTGCTGATTCCAGAATAAGTGACTTGGAAACAGAGATACGGAGATTCATCAAAGAGAAAACTGATATTGAGACCAAGCTGGAAGATGCACTAAAAGAACCTG GTCGGAAAGAAGTCATTGCAGCATTTAAAGCATTGGTTTCTTCGTTTCCTGAGAAAATGGGGAGCATGCAGaatcatttaattaaacatAAGGAGGCTGCTTCAGATGTACATTGTTTGCGAGCTGATGTTCAATCCCTTACAAATATTCTTGATTGCAAG GTTAAGGATTTGGAAAGTTATACTGCTAGATCAGCTCAACAAAAGGCTGAAATACAGAAGTTGAAAGCTGTG GTCCATGATTTAGAGTTAATTGAGTTGGACTTGAAGCTTTTTGTGGAAATGTATGGAAAAGAGTCAACTGATTCAAG GGAAGTTACTGAAGCTAAGAACTCTGAGATCAAGGCGTGGGCTCGAGTTCAGAGTTTGAAATCTTCTCTTGATGAACACAATTTAGAGTTGCGAGTTAAAGTTGCAATTGAAGCCGAGGCCAAAGCACAGCAAAGATTAGCTGCCTCAGAAACTGAGATTGCGGACCTAAGACAGAAGTTAGATGCCTCTAAAAG GGAAAAATCAAGACTTTCTGATGTCGTAAAATCCAAACACGAAGAGACTGAGACCTATCTTTCTGAGATAGAG ACAATTGGGCAAGCATATGATGACATGCAGACTCAAAACCAACAGCTTTTGCACCAAATCACCGAGAGAGATGACTATAATGTGAAG CTTTTTTTGGAGGGTGTTCAGGCAAGACATACGGAGTCTGCTCTGCTCATGGAGAAGCAAACATTGGAGCAAACTGTACAGCAGACAAAGACAACTATAGATTTATATGACTTAAAAGCTGGTAGAATTGAAGATCAG TTGAAAGCTCAATCAGATCAAATCCAGAGACTAACTGAAGATAGAGTCCGAAATGCTACCAACTTGGAAAATATCCAAAAAAAACTGTCAGACACGAGAAAATCATCTCAGCAGCTGATGGACATTCTTGAAGTAACACAATCTAGGGTTGATGATAGTCGCAAATGTCTAACTGGGCTGCAGATAGAACTAGAGAAAGAAAG GTTTGAGAGGAAAAGAGTTGAAGAAGACATAGAAACTCTGAGGATTAAGGTTAAACATCTAAAGTTGCAACCAGGCTCTTCTACATCCGAAAAGCTTCAGCAGGAACTGAAGGAATACGTGGATATACTGAAGTGCGGCATTTGCCTTGATCGGAGAAAAGAG GTTGTTATAACAAAATGCTATCATCTGTTCTGTAATCCTTGTGTGCAAAGAGTTGTTGAAACTCGTCACCGCAAGTGTCCAGTTTGTGCTGCAAGTTTTGGAGCGAACGACGTGAGACCTGTGTACATCTGA